In the Nitrospirota bacterium genome, one interval contains:
- a CDS encoding DmsE family decaheme c-type cytochrome yields the protein MAIVNLLFILDNIDALPIVLNFYMRLRHLKRISLYLLIIHFTIILPGGNILPAEIKGKVDAKIIYTIKKGDTLWSISEKYLKNPFLWQRLWSANRYILDPSLIEPGFDIVIPPLVTKMLDERPLLPAEDTASAPAITPLVEAAPAPPAGMESQILSPVAEAPLKPPDTAMPLPPAESTGPLSPSESTAYVPGADISGPFPVSEGTYLIDAPSAKKALIVGMDKCRECHEGPYVQWNKTIHAKWKPQLIKPEKVKEIKKTDCETCHGPGSLHVRDPGNLMNIISFGAKSADTRDEQNAVCLKCHEKGGLFHWKADRHGMNLRCTDCHHVMDNLSAQGLLNDTSEKDICLRCHVQKKKDLLRSPHLSQNEEKMSCSTCHDPHGSDTPGMLSAISVNDNCYKCHADKRGPYLFDHLPVQENCLLCHEPHSSMNRSLLKMRQPFLCLECHSNLPVKGASVPDAHDVLNPNSRFTYNKGCTNCHPMIHGSRHPSGARLQR from the coding sequence ATGGCCATTGTAAATCTTTTGTTTATCCTTGACAATATAGACGCCTTGCCGATAGTATTAAACTTCTATATGCGCCTGAGGCATCTTAAAAGAATCAGTTTATATCTCCTGATTATTCATTTTACGATCATCCTTCCAGGAGGCAACATCCTGCCTGCAGAGATAAAAGGAAAAGTTGATGCTAAGATTATATATACAATAAAAAAAGGGGATACACTCTGGAGTATCTCAGAGAAATATTTAAAGAATCCTTTCCTGTGGCAGAGGTTATGGTCGGCAAACCGCTATATTTTAGATCCCAGTCTTATTGAACCAGGTTTCGATATTGTCATACCACCCCTTGTCACAAAAATGCTTGATGAACGGCCGCTGCTGCCTGCTGAAGACACTGCCAGTGCCCCGGCTATAACGCCCCTGGTGGAGGCAGCCCCGGCACCGCCTGCCGGCATGGAATCCCAGATACTCTCCCCTGTGGCTGAGGCGCCGCTAAAACCGCCAGATACTGCCATGCCACTGCCACCTGCTGAATCTACAGGACCATTGTCACCTTCAGAATCCACTGCATATGTTCCCGGCGCTGATATATCCGGTCCGTTTCCTGTCTCGGAAGGGACATATCTGATAGATGCACCTTCTGCAAAGAAGGCGCTGATCGTTGGAATGGATAAGTGCAGGGAGTGTCACGAAGGTCCTTATGTTCAGTGGAATAAAACAATTCACGCAAAGTGGAAACCACAACTTATTAAACCTGAAAAGGTCAAAGAAATAAAGAAGACAGACTGTGAAACATGTCATGGGCCCGGGAGCCTGCACGTCAGGGACCCTGGAAATCTTATGAATATCATATCATTTGGCGCAAAGTCTGCTGACACGAGGGATGAACAAAATGCCGTCTGCCTTAAGTGTCACGAAAAAGGGGGACTTTTCCACTGGAAAGCAGACAGACATGGCATGAACCTGCGGTGCACTGACTGCCATCATGTTATGGACAACCTGTCCGCGCAGGGACTCTTGAATGATACATCAGAAAAGGATATATGCCTTAGGTGTCATGTTCAGAAGAAGAAAGACTTATTGCGTTCACCACACCTATCCCAAAATGAAGAAAAGATGTCCTGCTCAACCTGCCATGATCCGCACGGATCTGACACGCCAGGCATGCTTTCTGCAATATCAGTAAATGACAACTGTTATAAATGCCATGCAGACAAGAGGGGGCCTTATCTGTTCGATCACCTCCCTGTGCAGGAAAACTGCCTGCTCTGTCATGAGCCGCATTCATCAATGAACCGGTCTTTACTTAAGATGAGACAGCCATTCCTGTGCCTTGAGTGTCACTCAAACCTTCCTGTAAAAGGAGCCTCTGTGCCTGATGCGCATGATGTGCTGAATCCAAACAGCCGTTTTACATACAACAAAGGGTGCACTAACTGTCATCCGATGATCCATGGCTCACGGCATCCTTCAGGTGCACGACTTCAGCGATGA
- a CDS encoding MtrB/PioB family outer membrane beta-barrel protein: MKIVFFILLITFLISGTGWSQEDQHTPPLPQAGDKETDTAVSTTPLTAGDEAKVEAALPDKAPSKPEDKEILYSPAPPSATTVEILFTPATEEVLFSPLREPEIERAEFHAELTTDFQAVDLDTNSSKASEYRKLTDGFFIKGFSFTYETRNQEISSRFSNIAPLANLIDDGHGDLRYRRYGIIDISLGIDKFPHDYSNDPDISTLRDNYDFNVRLTPGDKFAITTTLRVENMKGRRPVTFENLTGSAGTPSAITEITEPTDFTTASFAIGLEYSDDLVDMQFNNNVQVFANTRSDELLWDNPWQTGAYGRAMAADDYTVHTLTFKPSVRIADNIRLINSLSYSRVINSIKLVPFTTVEGVGSAFEKDVLDPDVRSLNVSSTLATVPFHDVKLNIKYRYYAYENDTPKVEEPPAYVMLDGNVTKYSRNPRYTSNIIRSAGIDGNWYISDRLSVDAGIEDRGNPRREREVAEENIKSFFITVKSTIRDNLSGHMGYRFERKRGTYDTSYYKAVYDPLSDVNNHPLMRAFDLSGSDTHTIKGEINFLPFDFLNLSANLSATMAEHTDVLIGRRSSHAESASMSAELTPFKNLLLYSHYIYNRTTIESRYSWTYDSTLASSYPQETNPLLSGYIIPVSETIEDRTGSYAAGFSYEPFKKISITGNISRHDFSGTSVTMPSVSSTTDTYELKISCSLGSAAYLSLLKLKGLRISAGYYSEVYKRDDYALDNFPDPVDVIVITDPQDLFLGVREPDYRLSLFSLSLAFYF; this comes from the coding sequence ATGAAAATAGTATTTTTTATACTTCTTATAACGTTCCTGATTTCCGGCACAGGCTGGTCTCAGGAAGATCAGCACACCCCTCCGCTTCCTCAGGCGGGGGATAAAGAAACAGACACAGCAGTATCCACTACTCCCCTCACGGCAGGGGATGAGGCGAAAGTTGAAGCGGCATTACCAGATAAGGCCCCGTCAAAACCGGAAGACAAAGAGATACTGTACAGCCCTGCGCCGCCTTCGGCAACGACCGTAGAGATACTGTTTACACCGGCAACAGAAGAGGTATTGTTCAGTCCGCTCAGGGAACCTGAAATAGAGCGGGCGGAATTTCATGCAGAACTGACAACAGATTTCCAGGCTGTTGATCTTGACACCAACTCATCAAAGGCCAGTGAATACAGAAAACTTACAGACGGCTTTTTTATAAAGGGATTCTCTTTTACCTACGAAACCCGGAATCAGGAAATCAGCAGCCGCTTCAGCAACATAGCGCCTCTTGCCAACTTAATTGATGATGGACACGGGGATTTGCGTTACAGGAGGTATGGAATCATTGACATAAGTCTTGGCATTGATAAATTCCCACATGATTACTCTAATGATCCTGACATCTCAACACTGCGGGACAACTATGACTTCAATGTCAGATTAACGCCTGGAGACAAGTTTGCCATTACGACAACGTTGAGGGTGGAAAACATGAAAGGCAGAAGGCCTGTTACATTCGAGAATCTGACAGGGTCGGCGGGCACGCCTTCGGCAATTACGGAGATCACTGAACCCACTGACTTCACCACCGCCTCGTTTGCCATCGGCCTTGAGTATTCAGACGATCTTGTTGACATGCAGTTTAACAACAACGTGCAGGTATTTGCCAACACACGGTCCGATGAGCTCTTATGGGATAATCCCTGGCAAACAGGCGCTTACGGACGTGCAATGGCCGCTGATGACTATACTGTTCATACCCTCACATTTAAACCATCAGTCAGGATTGCAGATAATATACGGCTGATAAATTCTCTTTCATACAGCAGGGTCATCAATTCGATTAAACTTGTCCCCTTCACTACCGTAGAAGGTGTCGGCAGTGCATTTGAGAAGGATGTCCTTGACCCTGATGTAAGGAGCCTTAATGTCTCATCAACGCTTGCAACAGTCCCCTTCCATGACGTAAAGCTGAATATAAAATACAGGTACTATGCGTATGAGAACGACACACCTAAAGTTGAGGAACCTCCGGCATACGTAATGCTGGACGGCAACGTCACAAAATATTCAAGGAACCCGAGATATACTTCCAATATCATAAGGAGTGCCGGCATTGACGGCAACTGGTATATATCAGACAGGCTATCCGTTGATGCAGGGATTGAAGACCGGGGTAATCCGAGGCGCGAGCGGGAGGTGGCAGAAGAAAATATCAAGAGCTTCTTTATTACTGTCAAATCAACGATTCGTGATAACTTGTCAGGACATATGGGCTACAGGTTTGAGAGAAAGAGGGGAACCTATGACACTTCCTACTACAAAGCAGTCTATGATCCACTTAGTGATGTGAATAATCACCCGCTTATGCGTGCCTTCGACCTGTCCGGGTCAGACACACATACTATAAAGGGGGAAATCAATTTCCTTCCGTTTGATTTCCTGAATCTGAGCGCAAACCTTTCTGCAACAATGGCAGAACACACGGACGTATTAATCGGGAGGAGAAGCTCTCACGCAGAGTCTGCATCCATGTCAGCAGAATTAACCCCTTTTAAAAACCTCCTGCTGTATTCTCACTATATCTATAACAGGACCACTATTGAAAGCAGATATTCCTGGACGTATGACAGCACCCTTGCATCATCTTACCCGCAGGAGACAAATCCCCTATTATCCGGATATATAATTCCGGTTTCAGAGACAATTGAAGACAGGACAGGCAGTTATGCCGCTGGTTTCAGTTATGAGCCATTTAAGAAGATATCAATCACCGGAAATATCAGCAGGCATGATTTTTCAGGGACATCTGTCACGATGCCTTCTGTCAGCAGTACCACTGATACATACGAACTAAAGATATCCTGCAGTCTGGGCAGCGCAGCCTACCTGTCACTCCTGAAATTAAAGGGACTGCGGATCAGCGCCGGATATTATTCCGAGGTATATAAACGGGATGACTATGCGCTGGATAACTTTCCTGATCCTGTTGATGTCATTGTTATTACTGACCCTCAGGACCTTTTCCTTGGTGTGAGAGAACCTGATTACAGATTGAGTTTGTTTTCACTATCACTTGCTTTTTATTTCTGA
- a CDS encoding HU family DNA-binding protein — MTKAEFVDAIQKGAKGMTLSKRETEELADCMFEVLSRSLKKDRRFVYPGFGTFSVRNRKARTGRNPRTGETIKIKASKTISFKPAPKLKNML; from the coding sequence ATGACGAAAGCTGAATTTGTTGATGCTATCCAGAAAGGTGCAAAGGGGATGACCCTGAGCAAGAGGGAAACAGAGGAACTTGCTGATTGCATGTTTGAGGTGCTGTCCAGGTCCTTAAAGAAGGACAGGCGGTTTGTTTATCCAGGATTTGGAACCTTCTCAGTCAGAAACCGCAAGGCAAGAACCGGAAGAAATCCGAGGACCGGTGAGACAATAAAGATTAAGGCAAGCAAGACCATATCCTTTAAACCAGCCCCAAAGCTAAAGAATATGCTGTAA
- the fsa gene encoding fructose-6-phosphate aldolase, whose amino-acid sequence MKFFIDTANIAEIKEAVSLGLIDGVTTNPSLVSKENREFRELIKEVCSVVDGPVNAEVISLDADGMVKEARELSAIHENIVVKIPMTPEGLKAVKRLTAENIKTNVTLVFSPSQALLAAKAGASYVSPFVGRLDDVSYAGMELIGQIRTIFDNYGYTAEIIVASVRNPVHVVDAAMIGADVATIPFKVLLQLAQHPLTDIGIRKFMEDWQKVPGKK is encoded by the coding sequence ATGAAATTTTTTATAGATACAGCAAACATAGCTGAGATTAAAGAGGCTGTAAGCCTCGGTCTTATAGACGGGGTTACTACAAATCCATCTCTTGTATCGAAGGAGAACAGGGAATTCAGGGAACTTATCAAAGAGGTCTGCTCTGTCGTTGACGGCCCCGTTAATGCAGAAGTAATATCCCTGGATGCGGATGGCATGGTAAAAGAGGCGCGGGAGCTTAGCGCCATCCATGAGAATATAGTTGTAAAGATACCGATGACACCGGAAGGTTTAAAGGCCGTGAAGAGGCTTACAGCGGAGAATATAAAGACAAATGTCACCCTCGTGTTCTCACCTTCGCAGGCGCTTCTTGCAGCAAAGGCAGGTGCTTCATATGTAAGCCCCTTTGTCGGACGCCTTGATGATGTGTCCTATGCAGGTATGGAACTAATCGGACAGATAAGGACCATCTTCGATAACTATGGATACACAGCTGAGATAATTGTTGCAAGCGTAAGAAATCCAGTGCATGTAGTTGATGCCGCAATGATTGGAGCAGATGTTGCAACGATTCCATTCAAGGTGCTGCTGCAGCTGGCCCAGCATCCGCTTACTGATATAGGCATCAGGAAATTCATGGAAGACTGGCAGAAGGTTCCCGGAAAAAAATAA
- a CDS encoding (Fe-S)-binding protein, producing the protein MNGAFQMNYLASVKNEVAKCIKCGICMAGCPTYAVTKDETMVARGRLSLIGAAITGRIETSETLDNIITSCIGCLTCEVNCPSGVRVGDIIFAAKAQMAENRGLGIVGRFMSQVVAGNRWPLSIVLRMSSIPAKIYNLLPETWPFTGTLPFVRNNKKRKLPAISSRPLTSSYPEVVRTKCSPAKGVVAFFPGCVINFSTLDIGRSTLSVLNKLGYDVVIPKGQYCCGVPLMSLGDMETAKKVAEKNIELFSGYEFEAIIVSCATCGHTLKKEYPSLLNHPVSVNPEMVKRFSEKVTDIHEFVHGRNPVNREISNVASGDRIRVTYHDPCHLKKGLGIYRSPRDILKSIRDAEFIEMDEADACCGFGGIFSLSHYDLASDIADRKAASIRRSNAEIVATGCPGCKIHIEDSLNRAGMPVRVVHTVELLDKIL; encoded by the coding sequence TTGAACGGAGCATTTCAGATGAACTATCTCGCATCAGTCAAAAACGAGGTCGCAAAGTGCATCAAGTGCGGCATCTGCATGGCAGGCTGCCCTACCTATGCTGTGACTAAAGATGAGACCATGGTGGCCCGGGGCCGGCTGAGCCTTATAGGGGCTGCCATTACCGGGCGCATTGAGACGTCAGAGACGCTTGATAACATTATAACATCGTGTATCGGGTGCCTCACCTGTGAGGTGAACTGCCCGAGCGGGGTCAGGGTTGGGGACATAATCTTTGCTGCAAAGGCCCAGATGGCAGAAAACAGGGGGCTTGGGATCGTTGGACGGTTCATGTCGCAGGTTGTTGCAGGGAACAGGTGGCCGCTTTCCATCGTTCTCAGGATGTCATCCATTCCTGCAAAAATTTATAATCTGCTGCCGGAAACATGGCCCTTTACCGGAACTCTCCCCTTTGTAAGAAATAATAAGAAAAGAAAACTGCCTGCTATCAGCAGCCGCCCCCTGACTTCCTCATATCCTGAGGTAGTCAGGACAAAGTGCAGTCCGGCAAAAGGGGTCGTGGCCTTTTTCCCTGGTTGTGTAATAAACTTTTCCACCCTGGATATTGGAAGGTCAACGTTGAGTGTATTAAACAAACTGGGTTATGATGTAGTTATTCCGAAAGGTCAGTATTGCTGCGGAGTTCCTCTGATGTCCCTTGGCGACATGGAAACTGCAAAAAAAGTGGCTGAGAAGAACATCGAACTCTTTTCCGGATATGAGTTTGAGGCAATTATCGTTTCCTGCGCGACCTGTGGACATACACTTAAAAAGGAATATCCTTCGTTGCTAAACCACCCTGTAAGTGTCAATCCTGAAATGGTTAAACGTTTTTCAGAGAAAGTTACGGATATTCACGAATTTGTTCATGGCAGGAATCCCGTGAACAGGGAAATCAGCAATGTTGCATCTGGAGACAGAATTAGAGTAACATACCATGATCCATGTCACCTGAAAAAGGGACTGGGCATATACAGGTCTCCAAGGGATATCCTGAAATCTATAAGAGATGCAGAGTTTATAGAAATGGATGAGGCAGATGCCTGCTGCGGCTTTGGGGGCATATTCAGCCTCAGCCACTATGACCTTGCATCAGATATTGCTGACAGAAAGGCAGCGAGTATAAGACGCAGCAATGCTGAGATAGTTGCAACAGGTTGTCCCGGTTGCAAGATACATATAGAGGATTCACTGAACAGGGCAGGTATGCCGGTGCGCGTGGTGCATACAGTGGAATTACTGGATAAAATATTATAA
- the uvrA gene encoding excinuclease ABC subunit UvrA, whose amino-acid sequence MSQQGIVIRGAREHNLKNIDVVIPRDKLVVITGLSGSGKSSLAFDTIYAEGQRRYVESLSAYARQFLEQMSKPDVDSIEGLSPAISIEQKTTSRNPRSTVGTITEIYDYLRLLFARIGHPYCYQCGKEITAQTVQQMVDRVLDLPADTRLQILAPIIRGRKGEYRKELSDLRGKGFIRARIDGEIRDLEGEITLDKNKKHTIEIVVDRIVLRKPENAAHDDKLGRRLADSVETGLRLADGIVVINQIGGEDILFSERLACIDCGISYPEVTPRVFSFNSPHGACPGCDGLGVILMDEGEESAACPVCNGNRLKKEALSIRIHGNSIVDVTRLSIKSAVQFFNTLKLSKREGFIGERILKEIRERLQFLSNVGLDYLTLDREASTLSGGEGQRIRLATQIGSSLVGVLYVLDEPSIGLHQRDNQRLLETLKRLRDIGNTVLVVEHDEETIREADYVIDMGPGAGVHGGEIVSSGTPARIKKDKKSLTGRYLAGELTVSLPKRHRRPERYLTVKGAVRNNLRGIDVSIPVGLFTAVTGVSGSGKSTLIFEILFKNLSNRLYKRSRSNDGCREITGFEEFDKVINIDQSPIGRTPRSNPATYTGVFTHIRDMFAQIPESRMRGYRAGRYSFNVKGGRCEACQGDGLIKIEMHFLPDVYVTCEVCKGQRYNRETLDIHYKGKNIADVLDMTIAQALDFFEPIPIIRHKLDTLRDVGLEYIRLGQSATTLSGGEAQRVKLSKELSRRATGRTMYILDEPTTGLHFADIQKLLDVLNKLVDAGNSVVVIEHHPDVIKNADYIIDLGPEGGDGGGELVASGTPEDVAKVRRSHTGGLLREMYQGNGKSVPPFSKGGRGGI is encoded by the coding sequence ATGTCACAGCAGGGTATTGTCATCAGGGGTGCGAGAGAGCATAATCTAAAGAATATTGATGTAGTAATTCCCCGCGATAAACTTGTCGTCATTACCGGTCTCAGTGGTTCCGGAAAATCATCGCTCGCCTTTGACACCATCTATGCCGAGGGACAGAGGCGGTATGTAGAGTCACTTTCTGCATACGCACGGCAGTTCCTTGAGCAGATGAGCAAGCCTGATGTTGATTCCATAGAAGGTCTTTCACCTGCCATATCAATCGAACAGAAGACAACCAGCAGGAATCCCCGTTCTACGGTCGGTACAATAACAGAGATATACGACTATTTAAGGCTGTTGTTCGCCCGGATAGGACATCCGTACTGTTATCAGTGCGGAAAGGAGATCACTGCGCAGACCGTTCAGCAGATGGTTGACAGGGTGCTTGACCTGCCTGCTGATACAAGGCTTCAGATACTTGCACCCATTATCAGGGGGAGGAAGGGAGAATACAGGAAAGAGCTCTCTGACCTGAGGGGCAAGGGTTTTATAAGGGCGAGGATTGATGGAGAGATCAGGGACCTGGAGGGGGAGATTACATTAGACAAGAATAAGAAGCATACGATTGAGATAGTGGTTGACCGGATTGTCCTGAGAAAGCCAGAAAACGCCGCTCATGATGACAAGCTGGGGAGGAGGCTTGCTGATTCTGTTGAGACCGGCCTGAGGCTTGCGGATGGCATAGTGGTGATAAATCAGATAGGAGGAGAGGACATACTGTTCAGTGAAAGGCTTGCCTGCATTGATTGCGGTATCAGCTATCCGGAGGTTACCCCCCGTGTTTTTTCATTCAACAGCCCGCACGGCGCATGCCCCGGGTGCGATGGTCTCGGAGTCATCCTTATGGATGAGGGTGAGGAAAGTGCGGCATGTCCGGTATGCAACGGCAACAGGCTAAAGAAAGAGGCGCTCTCAATAAGAATACATGGAAATTCCATAGTTGATGTAACGAGGTTATCAATCAAATCCGCTGTACAATTTTTTAATACACTTAAACTCAGTAAGCGCGAAGGATTTATCGGGGAGAGGATACTCAAGGAGATCAGAGAACGCCTGCAATTCCTGTCAAATGTCGGCCTTGATTATCTGACCCTTGACCGTGAGGCGTCAACATTGTCAGGTGGGGAAGGGCAGCGCATAAGGCTTGCGACTCAGATAGGTTCAAGCCTCGTAGGTGTGTTGTATGTGCTGGATGAGCCGAGCATTGGCCTGCATCAGAGGGATAATCAGAGGCTTCTTGAAACCCTCAAGAGGCTCAGGGATATTGGCAATACCGTGCTTGTCGTTGAGCATGACGAGGAGACCATACGGGAGGCTGACTATGTCATTGACATGGGCCCTGGCGCAGGTGTTCATGGCGGAGAGATAGTGTCATCAGGAACGCCTGCCAGGATAAAGAAGGATAAAAAGTCCCTTACAGGCCGCTACCTGGCTGGGGAGCTTACAGTATCATTGCCAAAACGACACAGGAGACCGGAACGATATCTTACTGTAAAGGGAGCGGTCAGAAATAATCTCAGGGGGATAGATGTCTCCATACCGGTAGGACTATTCACCGCTGTTACCGGGGTTTCGGGTTCAGGAAAGAGTACTTTGATCTTTGAAATCCTTTTTAAGAATTTATCAAACAGGTTATACAAAAGATCCAGGAGTAATGACGGCTGCAGGGAGATAACCGGATTTGAGGAATTTGACAAGGTTATAAACATAGACCAGTCGCCGATAGGGAGGACGCCGAGGTCCAACCCTGCGACATATACCGGTGTATTTACCCACATACGGGACATGTTTGCCCAGATTCCTGAGTCAAGGATGCGGGGATACAGGGCAGGCAGATACAGTTTTAATGTGAAGGGCGGCCGTTGTGAGGCGTGTCAGGGTGACGGTCTTATAAAGATAGAGATGCACTTTCTCCCTGATGTCTATGTCACATGTGAGGTTTGCAAGGGGCAGAGATACAACAGAGAGACTCTGGATATTCATTATAAGGGGAAAAACATTGCAGATGTGCTGGATATGACGATTGCCCAGGCACTCGATTTCTTTGAGCCAATACCAATAATAAGACACAAGCTTGACACATTGCGTGATGTGGGTCTTGAGTATATCAGGCTTGGCCAGTCGGCAACGACCCTTTCAGGTGGTGAGGCCCAGAGGGTCAAGCTGTCAAAGGAACTATCAAGGCGTGCGACCGGACGGACCATGTATATACTCGATGAGCCTACGACAGGTCTCCATTTCGCCGATATCCAGAAGCTCCTTGACGTGCTCAACAAGCTTGTAGATGCCGGCAACAGCGTGGTAGTCATAGAACATCACCCGGATGTAATCAAGAATGCAGACTATATCATAGACCTTGGGCCTGAGGGGGGTGACGGCGGCGGAGAGCTTGTGGCATCCGGCACGCCTGAGGATGTTGCAAAGGTCAGGAGGTCGCATACAGGCGGATTGCTGAGAGAGATGTATCAGGGAAATGGGAAATCAGTTCCCCCCTTTAGTAAAGGGGGGAGAGGGGGGATTTGA
- a CDS encoding rhodanese-like domain-containing protein encodes MKKKICTVIIVAIMGLFAVPETGSALSPEKLQEMLEQGSKVTIIDIRNSEIYREGHIPGAISIPAAIISKKQLPPVGAVVVYGDGIRTDLDEEAADALNTRTGIQAAVLEGGFSAWESLNLPTTHRSGFSEERLEYLSYQDLEKITAGNRDIVLVDMRSTQASGKPDSSLTDLSAIFPGLSIIRMHNKLRSDGNEWDLSAVTGRGGKDTQYRWLYILIDDGNGESEKVAHSLKAAGIRRMAILTGGELILRRGGLPGQQN; translated from the coding sequence ATGAAGAAAAAGATTTGTACCGTCATTATAGTGGCTATCATGGGTCTCTTTGCAGTCCCGGAGACAGGGTCTGCCCTTTCCCCTGAAAAGCTGCAGGAGATGCTGGAGCAGGGAAGCAAGGTAACAATAATAGATATCAGAAACAGTGAGATATACAGAGAAGGACACATACCTGGAGCTATAAGTATACCCGCTGCAATTATCAGTAAAAAGCAGCTTCCACCTGTCGGTGCCGTAGTCGTTTATGGAGACGGGATACGTACTGATCTGGATGAGGAGGCCGCAGATGCACTGAATACAAGAACCGGTATACAGGCAGCGGTGCTGGAAGGCGGGTTTTCTGCGTGGGAGTCGCTGAACCTTCCAACAACGCATAGGAGCGGTTTCAGCGAAGAGAGGCTTGAGTATCTTTCGTATCAGGATCTTGAGAAAATTACCGCCGGTAATCGCGACATAGTACTGGTTGATATGAGGAGTACACAGGCAAGCGGGAAGCCAGACAGTTCCCTTACAGACTTGTCCGCAATATTTCCTGGATTAAGTATCATAAGGATGCACAATAAGTTACGGTCAGATGGAAATGAATGGGATTTATCGGCGGTTACTGGTAGAGGCGGGAAGGATACACAATATCGCTGGCTTTACATATTAATTGATGATGGTAATGGAGAATCGGAGAAGGTTGCTCACAGCCTGAAGGCTGCCGGCATCAGACGTATGGCGATACTCACCGGCGGTGAACTGATCCTGCGCCGGGGCGGATTGCCGGGGCAACAAAATTGA